A genomic segment from Candidatus Pacearchaeota archaeon encodes:
- the argS gene encoding arginine--tRNA ligase yields MKKMKIIKDIENEIISNLSKLLKIDKKEIQKKLEKPYFKEYGDYAFPCFILAAKLKKQPVIIAEELSKKLIKKIKNVDIKALNGYINFYLDKKIIATEILNKILKEKEKYGSKNIGKKISIEHTSLNPNSSPHVGRARNSIIGDSLARIFKFLGYKVETYYYVNDVSKQIAMIALKFKGKENFSQLLDLYIKVNKEIKNDPELENKVFDLLEKFEKGNKKVKEKFRKIVKIALEGQKKILKEFGIIFDRFDYESSYIKKAKKILEEFKKTKRLFIDENGRFVLNEEGYNLEGKIKSPVLVLARSNGTALYALRDIAYTIDKMKRCDESYIVLGEDQKIYFHQLKIALEILGKKAPKVIHYSYVLIEEDGKIKKQSTRSGDVILLEDFMKEAVKKAQEEINKRKTKGDAKKIGYGAVKYAIIKQDPNKNIIFKWKDALNFDGNSGPYLQYSYARASSIIKKSRIKIKKISIENLNDYEINLIKKLSDFPLIVEEAYKHLNPSILANYSFELCKIFNEFYHNCNVLKAEKKDKGKRIAIIEAFRIVLKNSLSLLGIEVIENM; encoded by the coding sequence ATGAAGAAAATGAAAATAATCAAAGATATAGAAAATGAAATTATTTCAAATTTATCTAAATTATTAAAAATAGATAAAAAAGAAATACAAAAAAAATTAGAAAAACCTTATTTTAAAGAATATGGAGATTATGCTTTTCCATGTTTTATCCTCGCAGCTAAATTAAAAAAACAACCTGTTATTATAGCAGAGGAATTATCTAAAAAATTAATAAAAAAAATAAAGAATGTAGATATAAAAGCACTTAATGGTTATATAAACTTCTATTTAGATAAAAAAATTATTGCAACCGAAATTTTAAATAAAATTTTAAAGGAAAAAGAAAAATATGGTTCAAAAAATATTGGTAAAAAGATTTCTATAGAACATACTTCTTTAAATCCAAATTCTTCTCCACATGTTGGGAGAGCAAGAAATAGTATAATAGGAGATTCTCTTGCTAGAATATTCAAATTTTTAGGTTATAAAGTAGAAACATATTATTATGTAAATGATGTAAGTAAGCAGATAGCAATGATAGCATTAAAATTTAAAGGTAAAGAAAATTTTTCTCAATTATTAGATTTATATATAAAAGTAAATAAAGAAATAAAAAATGATCCTGAATTAGAAAATAAAGTTTTTGATTTATTAGAAAAATTTGAAAAAGGAAACAAAAAAGTAAAAGAAAAATTTAGAAAAATAGTAAAAATAGCATTAGAAGGACAAAAAAAAATCCTTAAAGAATTTGGAATAATCTTTGATAGATTTGATTACGAATCTTCTTATATTAAAAAAGCAAAAAAAATTTTAGAAGAATTCAAAAAAACAAAAAGATTATTTATAGATGAAAATGGAAGATTTGTTTTAAATGAAGAAGGTTATAATTTAGAAGGAAAGATTAAATCTCCTGTCTTAGTTTTAGCAAGAAGTAATGGAACTGCTTTATATGCATTAAGAGATATAGCATATACAATAGATAAAATGAAAAGATGCGATGAAAGTTATATAGTGTTAGGAGAAGATCAAAAAATTTATTTTCATCAATTAAAAATTGCTTTAGAAATTTTAGGAAAAAAAGCACCTAAAGTTATTCATTATTCTTATGTTTTAATAGAAGAAGATGGAAAGATAAAAAAACAGTCAACTAGAAGTGGAGATGTAATTTTACTAGAAGATTTTATGAAAGAAGCTGTTAAAAAAGCACAAGAAGAAATAAATAAAAGAAAAACAAAAGGAGATGCAAAAAAAATAGGATATGGAGCTGTAAAATATGCCATAATAAAACAAGATCCTAATAAAAATATAATTTTTAAATGGAAAGATGCTTTAAATTTTGATGGAAATTCTGGCCCTTATTTACAATACAGTTATGCAAGAGCATCTTCAATAATAAAAAAATCAAGAATAAAAATAAAAAAAATATCTATAGAAAATTTAAATGATTATGAAATAAATTTAATAAAAAAATTATCCGATTTTCCTTTGATAGTTGAAGAAGCTTATAAACATTTAAATCCATCAATTCTAGCAAATTATTCTTTCGAATTATGTAAAATATTTAATGAATTTTATCATAATTGTAATGTTCTAAAAGCAGAAAAAAAAGACAAAGGAAAAAGAATAGCAATTATTGAAGCATTTAGAATTGTTCTAAAAAATTCTTTATCTTTATTAGGAATAGAAGTTATAGAAAATATGTAA
- the rbcL gene encoding type III ribulose-bisphosphate carboxylase, with protein sequence MYDEYLNLKYTPKDDIVCLFRIEPANNLTIKEAAERVAAESSVGTWTEIPKFNYVKDLRAKVFSIKGEYVKIAYPSELFEKGNMANILSSVAGNIFGMKDVKALRLEDIQFPKSIIKSFYGPLYGLKGIRKILRIKKRPLVGTIVKPKLGLKTEEHAKSAYESWLGGCDFVKDDENLSSQDFNKFEKRLLKTLEMKDKAEKETGEKKAYLINVTAETEEMIRRAELVKKQNAKFIMVDMLTVGFSALQTLSKENRNLKLVIHGHRAMHAALTRNEKHGVSMMVLADIARLIGLDSLHIGTGIGKMETSIKEVHEIEEEIEENYVKETKTRLQQNWYKIKPMLAVCSGGLHPGHVPFLIKHLGDNILIQAGGGIHGHPYGSIAGAKAMRQAVDACMKKISLANYSKNHYELREALRRWASDELK encoded by the coding sequence ATGTATGATGAATATTTAAATCTAAAATACACACCAAAGGACGATATTGTTTGTTTATTTAGAATAGAACCGGCCAATAATTTAACAATTAAAGAAGCTGCAGAAAGAGTTGCAGCAGAATCTTCTGTTGGAACTTGGACAGAAATACCAAAATTTAACTATGTTAAAGATTTGAGAGCAAAAGTGTTTTCTATAAAAGGAGAATATGTTAAGATAGCATATCCTTCTGAATTATTTGAAAAAGGAAATATGGCTAATATATTAAGCAGTGTTGCAGGAAATATTTTTGGTATGAAAGATGTAAAAGCTTTGAGATTAGAAGATATTCAATTTCCTAAATCTATAATTAAAAGTTTTTATGGTCCTTTATATGGATTAAAGGGTATAAGAAAAATATTAAGAATAAAAAAAAGACCATTAGTTGGAACAATTGTTAAGCCAAAATTAGGATTAAAAACAGAAGAACATGCAAAATCTGCTTATGAATCATGGTTAGGAGGATGTGATTTTGTTAAAGATGATGAAAATCTTTCAAGTCAGGATTTTAACAAATTTGAAAAAAGATTATTAAAAACATTAGAAATGAAAGATAAAGCAGAAAAAGAAACAGGAGAAAAAAAAGCTTATTTGATTAATGTAACAGCAGAAACAGAAGAGATGATAAGAAGAGCAGAATTAGTAAAGAAACAAAATGCTAAATTCATCATGGTTGATATGTTAACTGTTGGTTTTTCTGCCTTGCAAACTTTATCAAAAGAAAATAGAAATTTAAAATTAGTTATTCACGGACATAGAGCAATGCACGCTGCTTTAACAAGAAATGAAAAACATGGTGTAAGTATGATGGTTTTAGCTGATATTGCTAGATTAATAGGATTAGATTCTTTACATATAGGAACTGGTATAGGAAAAATGGAAACCAGTATTAAAGAAGTTCATGAGATAGAAGAAGAAATAGAAGAAAATTATGTTAAAGAGACAAAAACAAGATTACAACAAAATTGGTATAAAATAAAGCCAATGTTAGCAGTTTGTTCTGGCGGTTTGCATCCTGGACACGTTCCGTTTTTAATCAAACATTTGGGGGATAATATTTTAATACAAGCTGGTGGAGGAATTCATGGCCATCCTTATGGTAGTATTGCAGGAGCAAAAGCAATGAGACAAGCTGTAGACGCGTGTATGAAGAAAATAAGTTTAGCAAATTATTCTAAAAATCATTATGAATTAAGAGAAGCTTTAAGAAGATGGGCTAGTGACGAATTGAAATAA
- the cysS gene encoding cysteine--tRNA ligase: protein MKKTREKIKFYNTLSRKKEIFKPINEKEVTMYNCGPTVYSYQHIGNLKAYIFADILRRTLEYNGYNVKQVINVTDVGHLTSDADEGEDKIEKAAEKEKKTAKEIAEYYFSIFKEDLKKLNIKEPKVWCKATEHISDMIELIKKLEERGYTYKTSDGIYFDTSKFKDYEKLARLKIKGLQAGKRINMGEKRNKTDFALWKFSPKDKKRQQEWESPFGKGFPGWHIECSAMSMKYLGETIDIHTGGIDHIPVHHTNEIAQSEAATGKKFVNYWLHENFLTFKGKKISKSTGGLYTLKELEEMGFEPMIYRYFILRGHYRKPLDFSIEILKNEKNSYKRLKNIISEVKDDGKINKKYLNQFIKAINDDLNTPKALQVLWNLVRDKKANGKYRTIQEIDKVLGLNLLEKERIDVSEDIKKMIEEREKARKEKNFELADKIREKIREKGYIIDDTKEGTKIRKIS, encoded by the coding sequence ATGAAAAAAACAAGAGAAAAAATAAAATTTTACAATACTTTATCAAGAAAAAAAGAAATCTTTAAGCCAATAAATGAGAAAGAAGTAACTATGTATAACTGCGGGCCAACAGTTTATTCTTATCAGCATATAGGAAATTTAAAAGCATATATTTTTGCTGATATATTGAGAAGAACATTAGAATATAATGGATATAATGTAAAACAGGTAATAAATGTTACTGATGTTGGACATTTAACAAGTGATGCTGATGAAGGAGAAGATAAAATAGAAAAAGCAGCAGAAAAAGAAAAAAAAACAGCAAAAGAAATAGCAGAATATTATTTTTCTATTTTTAAAGAAGATTTAAAAAAACTTAACATAAAAGAACCAAAAGTATGGTGTAAAGCAACAGAACATATTTCTGATATGATTGAATTAATAAAAAAATTAGAGGAAAGGGGATACACTTACAAGACATCTGATGGAATATATTTTGATACTTCTAAATTTAAAGATTATGAAAAATTAGCAAGATTAAAAATAAAAGGTTTGCAAGCAGGAAAAAGAATAAATATGGGGGAAAAAAGAAATAAAACCGACTTTGCATTATGGAAATTTTCTCCTAAAGATAAAAAAAGACAACAAGAATGGGAAAGCCCTTTTGGTAAAGGCTTTCCAGGTTGGCACATAGAATGTTCAGCTATGAGTATGAAATATTTAGGAGAAACAATAGATATTCATACTGGTGGTATAGATCATATACCGGTTCATCATACAAACGAAATAGCACAAAGTGAAGCAGCAACAGGAAAAAAATTTGTGAATTATTGGCTTCATGAAAATTTTTTAACATTCAAAGGAAAAAAGATAAGCAAAAGTACTGGCGGCTTATACACATTAAAAGAATTAGAAGAAATGGGTTTTGAGCCTATGATTTATAGGTATTTTATATTAAGAGGACATTATAGAAAACCTTTAGACTTTTCTATAGAGATATTAAAAAATGAAAAAAACTCTTATAAAAGATTAAAAAACATTATTTCAGAAGTAAAAGACGACGGAAAAATAAATAAGAAGTATCTAAATCAATTTATAAAAGCAATAAATGATGATTTAAACACTCCAAAAGCATTACAGGTTTTATGGAATTTAGTTAGAGATAAAAAAGCAAATGGAAAGTATAGAACAATTCAAGAGATAGATAAAGTATTAGGATTGAATTTATTAGAAAAAGAAAGAATAGATGTTTCAGAAGATATAAAAAAAATGATAGAAGAGAGAGAAAAAGCAAGAAAAGAAAAAAATTTTGAATTAGCAGACAAAATTAGAGAAAAAATAAGAGAAAAAGGATATATTATAGATGATACAAAAGAAGGGACAAAGATAAGGAAAATAAGTTAA
- a CDS encoding secondary thiamine-phosphate synthase enzyme YjbQ yields MKSYVKYLTIRTEKKKDFVNITEEVEKAVRESDIEDGLCLVNSMHITSSVFINDEECGLKKDFMNWLEKLAPEGNYEHHKTGETNADAHLKRTIMGREVVIAITNGRLDLGPWEQIFYGEFDGQRNKKVLIKIIGD; encoded by the coding sequence ATGAAGAGTTATGTAAAATATTTAACAATAAGAACAGAAAAAAAGAAAGATTTTGTTAATATAACTGAAGAAGTCGAAAAAGCTGTTAGAGAATCTGATATTGAGGATGGTTTATGTTTGGTTAATAGTATGCATATAACCTCAAGTGTTTTTATTAATGATGAAGAATGTGGATTAAAAAAGGATTTTATGAATTGGTTAGAAAAACTGGCTCCAGAAGGAAATTACGAACACCATAAAACTGGAGAAACAAATGCAGACGCGCATTTAAAAAGAACAATTATGGGAAGAGAGGTTGTTATTGCAATAACTAACGGTAGATTAGATTTAGGTCCTTGGGAACAAATATTTTATGGAGAGTTTGACGGGCAAAGAAATAAAAAAGTTTTAATAAAAATTATAGGAGATTGA
- the rnhB gene encoding ribonuclease HII, with translation MLILGIDDAGRGPVIGPMVIAGVLIEWGQETKMKEIGIRDSKMLTSKRREFLYEKIKKNVIDYEIIKIEPFEIDGRNSVGINLNKLEAIKMSEIINKIVDRVKRYDGKEKIRVIIDCPSNNIKQWKAYLEKYIEKKEILEIKAEWKADVNHVVVGAASILAKVTRDKEIEKIKKHVGIDFGSGYPSDPITCKFLQEHFQKYKKDGIFRETWQTWKDLCNIKKQKKLDDF, from the coding sequence ATGTTAATTTTAGGAATTGACGATGCTGGAAGAGGTCCTGTTATTGGACCTATGGTAATAGCTGGTGTCTTAATAGAATGGGGGCAAGAAACTAAAATGAAAGAAATTGGAATAAGAGATAGTAAAATGCTAACTTCTAAAAGAAGAGAGTTTCTTTATGAAAAAATAAAAAAAAATGTTATTGATTATGAAATTATAAAAATAGAACCATTTGAAATAGACGGAAGAAATAGTGTGGGAATAAATCTCAACAAATTAGAAGCAATAAAAATGTCAGAAATAATAAATAAAATTGTAGACAGAGTTAAAAGATATGATGGAAAAGAAAAAATAAGAGTAATTATAGATTGTCCTTCTAATAATATAAAGCAATGGAAAGCATATTTAGAAAAATATATAGAAAAAAAAGAAATTTTAGAGATAAAGGCAGAGTGGAAAGCAGATGTGAATCATGTTGTTGTTGGGGCTGCTTCTATTCTTGCAAAGGTTACGAGAGATAAAGAAATTGAAAAAATAAAAAAACATGTAGGAATCGATTTTGGGAGTGGTTACCCAAGCGATCCTATAACTTGTAAATTTTTACAAGAACATTTTCAAAAGTACAAAAAAGACGGAATATTTCGAGAAACTTGGCAAACCTGGAAGGACTTATGTAATATTAAAAAACAGAAAAAATTGGATGATTTTTAA
- a CDS encoding cation-transporting P-type ATPase, translating to MINKRGLSEEQAKKNLEIYGFNEIKETFIVSPIRIFLRQLINNYIIYLLLVAAILSFIVNKNITAYTIIFIIFLITLTGFFQEFKAEKAIKSLKSILMPVSIVVRDGKEKEIPSREIVPQDILILRSGEKVPADCIILEEKNLYVDESILTGESKEIKKFPIKSEKKYSEKECLFAGSLILSGKCIAKVIHTGMNTRFGKIANMISKAEKELPLQKKINKIAKYMVYVAIIFSVLTGILMIATQQKTQTLFIDALILIIALAVSAFPEGFPVVLTTALATGVYRMSKKNAIVNRMSIIETLGETTVICSDKTGTITTGEMTVSKIFCNNEIIEVSGIGYEGKGDFFINGKKIDPLNNNVLSLLIKSSVLCNDSFITRTGEDYVYNINGSATEGALLIMAAKASIHKEDLNAKRIEEIPFDSKKKMMSVLCNLENKSYVFSKGALEIILSKCNRILRDNGIFSLTNIEKKNILKMNKKFTSSSLRTLAIAYKEINSFDKDKFEGDLVFLGFVGIEDPPREEVKEAIKSCYRAGIEVKMITGDDKETAIATAKKINLREGRVITGQELEEITDEELERIIKEIVIFARVNPEHKLRIVKALKANKEIVTMTGDGVNDAPALKEAHIGVAMGKKGTDVSREVSDLVLKDDNFATIVEAIKEGRTIFKNIRKFVSYQLSCNLAELMILFIGVLLAPILGWQIPLLLAIQILFMNLVTDDLPAITLALTPYSSDIMEEKPRKNRDILNKDLIKWFCSAGILIAFFTLISFYISFNILKQDVVFARTTALTTLILLEIFNAYNFMSFRKKVSFKSFKANIYLFYASIISLLATLVIIYTPLNKVFETISIKRIDWIISILFGFLLIIIFNILKEQNNKKLYFKLDN from the coding sequence ATGATTAATAAAAGAGGACTTAGTGAAGAACAAGCAAAAAAGAATTTAGAAATTTATGGATTTAATGAAATAAAAGAAACTTTTATCGTATCGCCAATAAGAATATTTTTAAGACAATTAATAAATAATTATATAATCTATTTATTATTAGTAGCGGCAATTTTATCTTTTATTGTAAATAAAAATATAACAGCATACACAATAATTTTTATAATTTTTCTTATAACATTAACTGGTTTTTTTCAAGAATTCAAAGCAGAAAAAGCAATAAAATCTTTGAAGAGCATATTAATGCCTGTTTCTATAGTAGTAAGAGATGGAAAGGAAAAAGAAATTCCTTCTAGAGAAATAGTACCTCAAGATATTCTTATATTAAGAAGTGGGGAAAAAGTTCCTGCTGATTGTATAATATTAGAAGAAAAAAATCTTTATGTTGATGAATCTATTTTAACTGGAGAATCAAAAGAAATTAAAAAATTTCCAATAAAAAGTGAAAAGAAATATTCTGAAAAAGAATGTCTATTTGCCGGTTCTTTAATTCTGAGCGGAAAATGTATAGCAAAAGTAATTCACACTGGAATGAACACAAGATTTGGAAAAATAGCAAATATGATCTCCAAAGCAGAAAAAGAATTGCCTTTACAAAAAAAAATAAATAAAATAGCAAAATATATGGTTTATGTTGCCATAATTTTTTCTGTCCTTACAGGAATTTTAATGATAGCGACACAACAAAAAACACAAACTCTTTTTATTGATGCTTTAATATTAATTATTGCACTTGCGGTTTCTGCTTTTCCAGAAGGATTTCCTGTTGTTTTAACTACAGCATTAGCGACTGGAGTTTATAGAATGTCTAAAAAAAATGCTATTGTTAATAGAATGTCTATAATTGAAACATTAGGAGAAACAACAGTAATATGCTCTGATAAAACTGGAACAATAACAACAGGAGAAATGACTGTAAGCAAAATATTTTGTAATAATGAAATTATTGAAGTTAGTGGAATTGGTTATGAAGGTAAAGGAGATTTTTTTATTAATGGAAAAAAAATAGATCCTCTAAATAATAATGTTTTATCTCTTTTGATAAAATCTTCTGTTTTATGTAATGATTCTTTTATTACAAGAACGGGTGAAGATTATGTATATAATATAAATGGAAGTGCTACAGAAGGCGCTTTATTGATTATGGCTGCAAAAGCATCTATTCATAAAGAAGATTTAAATGCAAAAAGAATAGAAGAGATTCCTTTTGATTCTAAAAAGAAAATGATGTCTGTTTTGTGTAATTTAGAAAATAAAAGTTATGTTTTTTCAAAAGGTGCCTTAGAAATAATATTGAGCAAGTGTAATAGAATACTAAGAGATAATGGAATTTTTAGTTTAACAAATATAGAGAAAAAAAATATTTTAAAAATGAATAAAAAATTTACTTCTTCTTCATTGAGGACTTTAGCAATTGCTTACAAAGAAATAAACTCTTTTGATAAAGACAAATTTGAAGGGGATTTAGTATTCTTGGGATTTGTTGGAATAGAAGATCCCCCTAGAGAAGAAGTAAAAGAGGCTATAAAATCTTGTTATAGGGCTGGAATTGAAGTAAAGATGATAACAGGAGATGATAAAGAAACCGCAATAGCAACAGCAAAAAAAATTAATTTAAGAGAAGGAAGAGTCATAACGGGTCAGGAACTCGAAGAAATTACAGACGAAGAATTAGAAAGAATAATAAAAGAAATAGTAATCTTTGCTAGAGTTAATCCAGAACATAAATTAAGGATAGTTAAAGCACTAAAAGCAAATAAGGAAATTGTAACAATGACTGGAGATGGTGTTAATGATGCTCCTGCTTTAAAAGAGGCTCATATTGGTGTTGCAATGGGAAAAAAAGGAACAGATGTTTCTAGGGAGGTTTCTGATTTAGTATTAAAAGATGACAATTTTGCAACAATTGTAGAAGCAATAAAAGAAGGAAGAACAATTTTCAAAAATATAAGAAAATTTGTTAGTTATCAACTATCTTGCAATCTTGCAGAACTTATGATTCTTTTTATTGGTGTTCTATTAGCACCTATTTTAGGATGGCAAATTCCTTTATTGTTAGCAATACAGATATTATTTATGAACCTAGTTACAGACGATTTACCTGCAATAACCTTAGCATTAACTCCTTACTCTAGTGATATAATGGAAGAGAAACCTAGAAAGAATAGAGATATATTAAATAAGGATTTGATAAAATGGTTTTGTAGTGCTGGTATTTTAATAGCGTTTTTTACATTAATCTCTTTTTATATTTCATTTAATATTTTAAAACAAGATGTTGTTTTTGCAAGAACAACTGCTCTTACTACTTTAATCTTATTAGAAATTTTTAATGCTTATAATTTTATGTCTTTTAGAAAAAAAGTTTCTTTTAAATCATTTAAAGCAAATATTTACTTATTTTATGCATCTATAATATCTTTGTTAGCGACTTTAGTTATAATTTACACTCCTTTAAATAAAGTATTTGAAACTATAAGTATAAAAAGAATAGATTGGATTATTTCTATTTTGTTTGGATTTTTACTAATTATTATATTTAATATTTTGAAAGAGCAAAATAATAAAAAATTATATTTTAAATTAGATAACTAA
- a CDS encoding TspO/MBR family protein, whose amino-acid sequence MDNKKKINKIFIFFFILFIVFSVAFIGSVFTSSSVKTEWYESIKPGITPPNFIFVIVWNILFFLISLSIYFSWISSNKNEKKIILIVYGINFFLNILWTFIYFVLKNPLLSFFEIIFLFFSIIILIKVSYKINKVSSYLLIPYFLWIIFASYLNFLSIK is encoded by the coding sequence ATGGATAATAAAAAGAAAATTAATAAAATTTTTATATTTTTCTTTATTTTATTTATTGTTTTTTCTGTTGCTTTCATTGGAAGTGTATTCACTTCCTCTTCTGTTAAAACAGAATGGTATGAAAGTATAAAACCAGGAATAACTCCTCCTAATTTTATCTTTGTTATAGTTTGGAATATTCTATTTTTTTTAATATCTTTATCTATATATTTTTCTTGGATTTCTTCAAATAAAAATGAAAAGAAAATAATATTAATAGTATATGGAATTAATTTTTTTCTTAATATCTTATGGACTTTTATTTATTTTGTTTTAAAAAATCCATTATTATCTTTTTTTGAAATAATATTCCTCTTCTTTTCTATAATAATATTAATAAAAGTTTCTTATAAAATTAATAAAGTTTCTTCTTACCTTCTTATCCCTTACTTTTTATGGATAATTTTTGCTTCTTATTTAAACTTTCTTTCTATTAAATAA